One window of Nymphaea colorata isolate Beijing-Zhang1983 chromosome 1, ASM883128v2, whole genome shotgun sequence genomic DNA carries:
- the LOC116245173 gene encoding uncharacterized protein LOC116245173 produces MAIVIDALSEAAISNLFQSVTSLLKDKVDLIRNAKVELEKIQEKLERLQKTIKVIERKPFFSNERNRDLEGELKGVVYDAQDIIEEYQTRIALCKRDKHPITSWNKVKAGLGKQLLQKWFLMKLKNSLGMLVVGLCFGEAKSYGFAEKDIKGSLQGIRRT; encoded by the exons ATGGCAATAGTAATCGATGCACTTTCAGAAGCAGCCATTTCTAATCTGTTCCAGTCTGTAACgagtttgttgaaagacaagGTGGACCTCATCCGGAATGCCAAAGTCGAACTCGAGAAGATCCAGGAGAAGCTGGAACGCTTGCAGAAGACCATCAAAGTCATAGAGCGAAAGCCATTTTTCAGCAACGAGCGCAACAGGGATCTAGAGGGAGAGCTGAAGGGCGTTGTTTATGATGCACAGGATATCATTGAAGAATACCAAACCAGAATTGcactttgcaaaagggacaagcatcctataacttcatggaacaag GTCAAGGCGGGACtgggaaaacaactcttgcaaaaatggtttttaatgaagttaaagaacagtttgggaatgctggtggtgggtttgtgtttcggagAAGCCAAatcgtatgggtttgctgaaaaaGATATTAAAGGAAGTCTGCAGGGAATCAGAAGAACTTAA